The Pseudomonas rhizosphaerae genomic sequence GAAGTGGCTGCCTTCCTGAAGAAATTCCAGTGGTCGTCCAAGGATGAAATCGGCGAAGTGATGCTCGCCATCCAGGACGGCGCCAAGCCCGACGCCGCAGCCAAGGATTGGGTCGCCAAGCACCCGGACCGCGTCGCCGAGTGGACAGCCAAGTAACACCTGCACATCAGCTGAATTGCAGAGAACCAAAAAGGTCGCCCCAGGGCGACCTTTTTGCGTCTGCGAGCCCCGATCTACTACTAAGGTCGTCTGGAGTGCGGCCCAGAGCAGCCTAAAGTGGAATACGTTATATCCATCTGTGCTGCGAGGACAAAAACAATGAACGACAGCATTTACCTCTCGATTCAAAACAGCCCACGCTTCAAGGAGCTGGTGAGAAAAAGGGAGAAGTTTGCCTGGATACTTTCGGCGATCATGCTGGGACTGTATTCGGCCTTCATCCTGTTGATCGCCTACGGCCCCCACATTCTGGGCGCCAAACTCAGTCCCGGATCGTCGATCACCTGGGGCATCCCCATCGGTATCGGCCTGATTCTTTCCGCATTCGTCTTGACCGGTATCTACGTCAAACGCGCCAACGGCGAGTTCGATGACCTGAATCGTCTGATCCTGCAGGAGGCCAAGCAATGATGCGGCGTCTATTGGC encodes the following:
- a CDS encoding DUF485 domain-containing protein codes for the protein MNDSIYLSIQNSPRFKELVRKREKFAWILSAIMLGLYSAFILLIAYGPHILGAKLSPGSSITWGIPIGIGLILSAFVLTGIYVKRANGEFDDLNRLILQEAKQ